Within Nocardia fluminea, the genomic segment ACCCCTGCCGGGCCCGGGCGACCTGGTCGCGCAGGTGTGCGGCCGTGTAGTCGTCGGCGGCCCGGGTCTGGGATCGGCCGACGATCGCGATATCGGTGTCACCCATGCCCGGCAGCCGCAGCACCGCCTCCGCGTAGTTGAGCGTCGCGCCCTCGAACCACCGCACCTCGGGCATCGCGCCGGCCGAGAGGATTTCGGTCGGCGGGGCGTGGAGGGGGATCTCGAAGTACTCCGGGATCGATGACCAGAAGGCCGCCATGTCCGTCACCGACCACTGCCACAGGTCCTGGTAGTCGGTGAAGGCCAGCTTCCGACGGTGACCGAGCCACGCGAGATAGTCGGCGATCCGGGTTTGTGAGCGCGTGTCGGTGGCCGGTTCCCACAGTGGTTCGTGGGGTCTGGTGGTGCTGTTCATCGATTGCTTTCGTCTCGGAGATGGGGAACAGCCGACGGCGATGCCGGCGGGCGGCCGGGCAGCGCACCGGCCGGCATCGCCACGGCTTTTCAGCCGACGGCGGTGGCCGTCTGCTGGTCTGCCCCCAGTTCGGCGAAGGTCTCGGTCACCCAGTCGGCGATATAGGTGCTGACCAAGGGGAAATTGTCCAGGCCGATGTGTTCCGCGCCGCCCTCACGGGCAGTGAATACACGCAACTGCCGTTTCGGGCTCGCGGTGGCCTGCTCGTAGGATCGGTGGGCGTATTCCAGGGGGATCTGCCGGTCGTTCTCGCCGTGCACGATGAGGAACGGCACGGTGATCTGCTCGACGACACCATCCAGATTGACGCGGTCGGCGTTGTTCAGGAACGTCTCGAGATCGCTCTCGCCCCAGACCCACTGCACGTGGTTCCAGTAGTGCGGGACCGGTCGTTCGCCTTCGCGTTCGATCCGGCGACGCTGCACCTTGCCCCAGTCGTGGTTGGCGCCCCACGCCACGCACAGCGCCAGCCGGTTCTCGAAGGCCGCCGCGCGGGGGGCGTAGTAGCCGCCCAGCGACCAGCCGACCAGCCCGATGCGGGTGGCGTCGATGTCGTCGACGGTTTCGAGGTAGTCCACGCACGCCGCGGCCCATTCCTCGGTCTCGATCTGGGCGGTGAGTCCTTGCAGTCGCAGTGCCTCGCCGCTGCCGGGGCAGTCGACCATGAGGGTGGCGATCCCTCGCTCGGCGAGCTCGTGGGCGAACCCGGACAGGTACATGTGTTCCTTGGTGCTGTCGAGTCCGTTCCACACGATCATGCAGGGCACCGGGCCTGTCACGTCGGGTCGGGTGAAATAGGCCGGAAGTGCGGTGTCACGGAAGGGAATCGAGACGCGCACGGTGTTCGGATCGACCAGATCGAAGGACTGCTGCATCAATTCCAGCACCCGGCGATAGATCGCGTTGCGATCGGGCGTCTGTGGGCTCTGCATCCGCTCGGCGTGGATCAGATAGTTCGCGGCGCGCGCGTAAGCGCGACCCGCCGAGCGGGTACGTCCGACCGCACGGTCACGGTCCGCGGCCTCGACCAGATCGTCGACGACCACCGTCCAGGAGGCGAGGAACTCCTCGGTACCAGCGTCCTCACCGCGCGTGGCCGCTTCCCGAATGGGACGGCAGGCCCGATCGACCTCGTCGATGTAACCGCCGCTGTTCAGCGCCGCGACCACACCGAGGTTCCACACATAATTTCCGGGAAAGTATTCGAACATCAGGGTTTTCCTTTCGTAATCGGTTTCTAGGAAGGCAGGACGGCCGACCAGCCACCGTCGACCATCAGATTCGTGCCGGTCACATACCCGGCCTCGTCGGAGGCGAGGAAGACCGCGCAATTGACCACATCCGCCGGGGTGCCGAGACGACCGAGCGGAATCGCCGAGTCGATGCCACGCATCGGGTGATCGGCGGCGAGCAAGGTGGCTTCCGACTGCGGCGTGCGAATCATGCCGGGGCTGAGGCAGTTCGCGCGGATATGGTGCGGTGCGCCTTCGGCGGCGATCTGCTGGGTCATCGCGATCACCGCTCCTTTGGACGCCGTGTGTGCCAGCCGGAAGTTCGTGGTGGATCCACGCACGCCCGCTGTCGAACCGACGAGAATCACCGACGCGTTGCCCGACCGGATCAGGTGTGGCCACGCGTGTCGCAGCGGCAGGAACACCACGTCGACCTCGTGTGCCAGGACGAATCGCCAGTCCGCTGGGGTGAGGTCGGGGATCGGCGCGAAGGTGGCAAGCCCCGCGTTGGCGTAGAGGACGTCGATGCGGCCGTACTCGGCGCCGATCCCGTCGATCCAGCCGCGCACGGCCTCGTCGTCGGTGAGGTCGAGTGGCGGACTGCTGTGCATCGATCCACCGGCCGCGCGCACCAGGGCGGCGGTCTCTGCGGCCGCGTCGCCGTCGCGGTCGCAGCCGCACACGATGGCGCCTTCGGTGGCGAACCGCAGCGCTGCCTCTCGACCCTGACCACCGCCGGTGCCGGTGATCACGGCGACCTTGCCCGCCAGCCTGCCGGCGCTCATACGACCGCGATCGGGTTGACCGGGGCGCCGACGGCGCCGGTGACCGGGATCGGCGCGGCGACGAGGAAGAACTCGTAGGTGCCGGTGCGGGCGCAGTGTTCGGCGAGCGCGTCCAGGTCCCACATCTCGCCGAGGAACAACCCGATGTGCGGGATGGCGACCTGGTGCAGCGGCTGGAAGGCGTTGTCGAATTCGTTGGGGCGCACCTCGAAACCCCAGGTGTCGGTGGCGATCGCGGCGATCTCGGTGCGGTGCAGCCAGTCTGCGGTGGTGAACGACAGGCCGGGTGCGGCGCCGCCTGCGTAGTCGTTCCAGCCGTCGCGACGGGCGCGGGTGAGCTGGCCGGTGCGCACGGTGACGATGTCGCCGCGACCGACCGCCGAGGACGCTCCTCCCTGGGTGCGGATCGTTTCCTCGAGATGGGCTGTGGT encodes:
- a CDS encoding alpha/beta hydrolase family protein, which translates into the protein MFEYFPGNYVWNLGVVAALNSGGYIDEVDRACRPIREAATRGEDAGTEEFLASWTVVVDDLVEAADRDRAVGRTRSAGRAYARAANYLIHAERMQSPQTPDRNAIYRRVLELMQQSFDLVDPNTVRVSIPFRDTALPAYFTRPDVTGPVPCMIVWNGLDSTKEHMYLSGFAHELAERGIATLMVDCPGSGEALRLQGLTAQIETEEWAAACVDYLETVDDIDATRIGLVGWSLGGYYAPRAAAFENRLALCVAWGANHDWGKVQRRRIEREGERPVPHYWNHVQWVWGESDLETFLNNADRVNLDGVVEQITVPFLIVHGENDRQIPLEYAHRSYEQATASPKRQLRVFTAREGGAEHIGLDNFPLVSTYIADWVTETFAELGADQQTATAVG
- a CDS encoding SDR family NAD(P)-dependent oxidoreductase, translating into MSAGRLAGKVAVITGTGGGQGREAALRFATEGAIVCGCDRDGDAAAETAALVRAAGGSMHSSPPLDLTDDEAVRGWIDGIGAEYGRIDVLYANAGLATFAPIPDLTPADWRFVLAHEVDVVFLPLRHAWPHLIRSGNASVILVGSTAGVRGSTTNFRLAHTASKGAVIAMTQQIAAEGAPHHIRANCLSPGMIRTPQSEATLLAADHPMRGIDSAIPLGRLGTPADVVNCAVFLASDEAGYVTGTNLMVDGGWSAVLPS